The Mya arenaria isolate MELC-2E11 chromosome 16, ASM2691426v1 genome includes a window with the following:
- the LOC128221238 gene encoding uncharacterized protein LOC128221238, which produces MSQCEQPATAANGDDEDDGPVTAKTNNPPPPNIPTTRSLFDARQSRIQEDRDTWIFVLLENQQEQLRQHTQLLRLILARGLAQDAVPNELPEGISFPLKTVVDLAAFKKRKSQANTPTSVVKYLAEYGGSDTVDTVSQIMKTVLTTNLARQYNLKGTKQKDKHLYSRMSTIEPCNTL; this is translated from the exons ATGAGCCAGTGTGAACAGCCTGCCACTGCTGCTAATggtgatgatgaggatgatggcCCTGTTACAGCCAAGACcaacaacccccccccccccaacattCCAACTACCCGTTCATTATTCGATGCTCGGCAGAGCAGAATCCAAGAGG ATCGAGACACCTGGATCTTTGTGCTTTTGGAAAACCAGCAGGAGCAATTGCGACAGCATACGCAGCTCCTGCGTCTCATCCTGGCGAGAGGTTTAGCACAAGATGCAGTTCCGAATGAGTTGCCAGAGGGGATATCTTTCCCCCTCAAAACTGTGGTGGATTTGGCAGCCTTCAAAAAGCGAAAGTCACAAGCGAATACTCCAACATCCGTT GTAAAATACTTAGCAGAATATGGTGGGAGTGACACAGTGGACACGGTTTCACAGATAATGAAGACGGTGTTGACAACAAATCTGGCCCGCCAATACAACCTAAAGGGAACCaaacaaaaagataaacatCTTTACAGCAG GATGTCTACAATTGAACCCTGCAACACACTTTAG